The following proteins come from a genomic window of Lineus longissimus chromosome 18, tnLinLong1.2, whole genome shotgun sequence:
- the LOC135502077 gene encoding uncharacterized protein LOC135502077 isoform X2 yields MEIRASVLTSTMIFVMWYVGKAVSDPNDAVILRLREMKKLEVRYNGNWGSICLHVPGFDDKAAKVACRQMGFGNGKRSNSGTLVSSDKLTIVLDDVTCIGDEDDFSKCTFQVPTGNCMFAVEVNCESDPALNGLFDVSLLGSPNHAHKGILHATKAGATGAVCYDSGSAATTVAGIVCKQMGYSDVEKQTATNASSYNSFFNATCIGTELTLAACTLTPETSCSSNNVIDVECKLDMASQTPFAVRLSQSSKAVVGASSGTVEVKKYGKWGVICNTGWDISAANVVCRQLGFQGAVPTTGFPTDANFGQGTGTVFWNNVQCNGDERSIEECKHDEVLGTSACNSVNASGVNCSSDKLPSFDDMCSDKTFTIPANFFFLQSPRYPNQFNYESGTTCSCTSTNLTAATVLSLYIYQKMFTQNHVESLTFYDDGSQIQLYGDNSLAGPWNFTNTDNFTIQFQSNKSDGEGKFNIQIKATAAVEFTCTKTVRVTTTTATTTTTATTTTTTATSSTGMIGGIVGAAVGIIVCVVIVVYCVKEKKNSHKISKRRRNSVGSSDKSINGSEGGCVNNKGFEGDHGNGMKENDLYHSAGGLKGTGIIPPGMTGNPKLKEPETGECSPDGIDRPASGSEVKVVIPNQAFDPSDLEELKPTEKGGVGPLKWGGSPPVDNDNKALYAQVNKPRKGGPVAQTEIPNTGIHPHGNVPANNLDRDAYNGNVEDDVVRPVEYGEVKKPVHGFVPGMSSAYADVELGQFGAPSFPAPPKQETPKKKTKKDKKKKKEKKGDKKGDQKGDKKGLGSSDDIRGGDSCAVPTSDGYSMYAEVGQRTEVDRSTPDGGSQQDGTDPTYDVFQREGPKHGPSRRRGPRQDGSDPTYDVAQRDGTK; encoded by the exons TTTCAGATCCAAACGATGCGGTAATACTGCGCTTAAGGGAAATGAAGAAGTTAGAAGTTCGGTACAACGGCAACTGGGGGAGCATATGCTTACATGTACCTGGATTCGATGACAAAGCAGCAAAAGTCGCATGTCGACAAATGGGATTTGG GAATGGAAAACGCAGTAATAGTGGGACGTTAGTGTCAAGTGACAAGCTAACAATAGTCCTCGATGACGTCACCTGCATCGGTGATGAAGACGACTTCAGTAaatgcacatttcaagtccCGACCGGTAATTGTATGTTTGCTGTGGAGGTGAATTGCGAAAGTGACCCAG CACTGAATGGTTTGTTCGATGTAAGCTTGTTGGGGAGTCCCAACCACGCCCACAAGGGAATATTGCACGCCACGAAGGCTGGAGCGACTGGAGCTGTGTGTTACGACAGCGGATCAGCTGCCACCACAGTTGCCGGAATCGTCTGCAAACAAATGGGATACAG CGATGTGGAGAAGCAGACTGCGACCAACGCCTCATCTTACAATAGTTTCTTTAATGCCACATGTATTGGAACTGAACTAACTCTTGCCGCCTGTACCTTGACGCCCGAGACTTCCTGCTCCTCAAACAACGTTATTGATGTTGAATGTAAACTGGACATGG CATCACAGACACCATTCGCCGTCCGGCTCTCCCAATCTTCGAAAGCAGTGGTCGGGGCAAGCAGTGGGACAGTTGAGGTGAAAAAGTATGGTAAATGGGGCGTCATCTGTAACACTGGCTGGGATATCAGTGCTGCAAACGTCGTCTGTAGACAACTAGGATTCCA AGGAGCTGTGCCGACCACTGGTTTCCCAACTGACGCTAATTTCGGTCAAGGAACGGGTACAGTATTCTGGAACAACGTGCAGTGCAATGGCGACGAACGAAGTATAGAAGAGTGCAAACATGACGAGGTCCTTGGGACGAGTGCGTGCAACTCGGTGAATGCTTCGGGTGTGAACTGTTCCAGTGATAAAT TGCCATCATTTGATGACATGTGCTCTGATAAGACGTTCACGATCCCTGCGAACTTTTTTTTCCTCCAATCTCCGAGGTATCCAAATCAGTTCAATTACGAGAGTGGCACAACATGTTCCTGCACGTCTACAAACCTCACTGCAGCCACAGTGCTATCCTTGTACATTTATCAAAAAATGTTCACGCAGAACCACGTGGAATCCTTGACATTTTATGACGACGGCTCTCAGATTCAGTTGTATGGCGACAATTCTTTAGCTGGCCCATGGAACTTCACAAATACGGATAACTTCACGATTCAATTCCAATCAAATAAGAGCGATGGTGAAGGGAAATTTAACATTCAGATAAAAG CTACTGCTGCAGTTGAGTTTACCTGCACGAAGACAGTCAGAGTTACCACAacgacagcaacaacaacaacaacagcaacaacaacaacaacaacagccacAAGCTCTACTG GCATGATTGGTGGAATAGTGGGTGCTGCCGTCGGCATCATCGTTTGTGTAGTCATAGTTGTCTATTGCGT aaaagagaagaagaactcccacaaaatatcaaaacgaCGAAGAAATTCAGTTGGATCTAGTGATAAAAGTATTAATGGTTCAGAAGGAGGTTGTGTCAACAACAAAGGTTTCGAAGGTGATCACGGCAATGGGATGAAGGAAAACGACCTTTATCATTCAGCTGGTGGGCTCAAAG GAACTGGTATCATCCCACCAGGAATGACTGGGAACCCTAAGCTCAAGGAACCTGAGACTGGGGAGTGCAGCCCTGATGGAATAGACAGGCCTGCGAGTGGTTCTGAAGTTAAGGTCGTTATTCCAAATCAAGCCTTCGACCCATCCGATTTGGAGGAACTGAAGCCAACAGAAAAAGGTGGAGTTGGACCTTTGAAATGGGGAGGTTCACCCCCTGTGGACAATGATAACAAAGCACTCTATGCTCAGGTTAATAAGCCGAGGAAAGGGGGCCCTGTTGCACAAACTGAGATCCCTAATACAGGTATCCACCCTCATGGTAACGTTCCTGCGAATAATCTAGACCGAGATGCTTATAATGGAAATGTCGAGGACGATGTTGTGCGACCTGTGGAGTACGGAGAAGTTAAAAAACCCGTCCACGGCTTCGTCCCTGGTATGAGCAGTGCCTATGCGGACGTGGAGCTTGGTCAATTCGGAGCTCCTAGTTTTCCGGCGCCGCCCAAACAAGAAACACCAAAGAAGAAAACGAAGaaggacaagaagaagaagaaagagaaaAAGGGAGACAAGAAAGGAGACCAAAAAGGGGACAAGAAAGGGTTGGGGTCGTCAGATGACATTCGAGGAGGTGACAGCTGCGCAGTACCAACTTCGGATGGTTACAGTATGTATGCAGAGGTTGGTCAAAGGACGGAAGTTGACCGAAGTACACCTGATGGTGGTTCCCAGCAAGATGGGACAGATCCAACGTATGATGTTTTCCAACGTGAAGGACCAAAGCACGGGCCATCGCGTCGTCGTGGTCCCAGGCAAGATGGGTCCGATCCGACATATGATGTTGCCCAGCGTGACGGAACAAAGTAA
- the LOC135502077 gene encoding uncharacterized protein LOC135502077 isoform X1 produces MEIRASVLTSTMIFVMWYVGKAVSDPNDAVILRLREMKKLEVRYNGNWGSICLHVPGFDDKAAKVACRQMGFGNGKRSNSGTLVSSDKLTIVLDDVTCIGDEDDFSKCTFQVPTGNCMFAVEVNCESDPALNGLFDVSLLGSPNHAHKGILHATKAGATGAVCYDSGSAATTVAGIVCKQMGYSDVEKQTATNASSYNSFFNATCIGTELTLAACTLTPETSCSSNNVIDVECKLDMASQTPFAVRLSQSSKAVVGASSGTVEVKKYGKWGVICNTGWDISAANVVCRQLGFQGAVPTTGFPTDANFGQGTGTVFWNNVQCNGDERSIEECKHDEVLGTSACNSVNASGVNCSSDKLPSFDDMCSDKTFTIPANFFFLQSPRYPNQFNYESGTTCSCTSTNLTAATVLSLYIYQKMFTQNHVESLTFYDDGSQIQLYGDNSLAGPWNFTNTDNFTIQFQSNKSDGEGKFNIQIKATAAVEFTCTKTVRVTTTTATTTTTATTTTTTATSSTGTSKTDESTGGEPSDNAGMIGGIVGAAVGIIVCVVIVVYCVKEKKNSHKISKRRRNSVGSSDKSINGSEGGCVNNKGFEGDHGNGMKENDLYHSAGGLKGTGIIPPGMTGNPKLKEPETGECSPDGIDRPASGSEVKVVIPNQAFDPSDLEELKPTEKGGVGPLKWGGSPPVDNDNKALYAQVNKPRKGGPVAQTEIPNTGIHPHGNVPANNLDRDAYNGNVEDDVVRPVEYGEVKKPVHGFVPGMSSAYADVELGQFGAPSFPAPPKQETPKKKTKKDKKKKKEKKGDKKGDQKGDKKGLGSSDDIRGGDSCAVPTSDGYSMYAEVGQRTEVDRSTPDGGSQQDGTDPTYDVFQREGPKHGPSRRRGPRQDGSDPTYDVAQRDGTK; encoded by the exons TTTCAGATCCAAACGATGCGGTAATACTGCGCTTAAGGGAAATGAAGAAGTTAGAAGTTCGGTACAACGGCAACTGGGGGAGCATATGCTTACATGTACCTGGATTCGATGACAAAGCAGCAAAAGTCGCATGTCGACAAATGGGATTTGG GAATGGAAAACGCAGTAATAGTGGGACGTTAGTGTCAAGTGACAAGCTAACAATAGTCCTCGATGACGTCACCTGCATCGGTGATGAAGACGACTTCAGTAaatgcacatttcaagtccCGACCGGTAATTGTATGTTTGCTGTGGAGGTGAATTGCGAAAGTGACCCAG CACTGAATGGTTTGTTCGATGTAAGCTTGTTGGGGAGTCCCAACCACGCCCACAAGGGAATATTGCACGCCACGAAGGCTGGAGCGACTGGAGCTGTGTGTTACGACAGCGGATCAGCTGCCACCACAGTTGCCGGAATCGTCTGCAAACAAATGGGATACAG CGATGTGGAGAAGCAGACTGCGACCAACGCCTCATCTTACAATAGTTTCTTTAATGCCACATGTATTGGAACTGAACTAACTCTTGCCGCCTGTACCTTGACGCCCGAGACTTCCTGCTCCTCAAACAACGTTATTGATGTTGAATGTAAACTGGACATGG CATCACAGACACCATTCGCCGTCCGGCTCTCCCAATCTTCGAAAGCAGTGGTCGGGGCAAGCAGTGGGACAGTTGAGGTGAAAAAGTATGGTAAATGGGGCGTCATCTGTAACACTGGCTGGGATATCAGTGCTGCAAACGTCGTCTGTAGACAACTAGGATTCCA AGGAGCTGTGCCGACCACTGGTTTCCCAACTGACGCTAATTTCGGTCAAGGAACGGGTACAGTATTCTGGAACAACGTGCAGTGCAATGGCGACGAACGAAGTATAGAAGAGTGCAAACATGACGAGGTCCTTGGGACGAGTGCGTGCAACTCGGTGAATGCTTCGGGTGTGAACTGTTCCAGTGATAAAT TGCCATCATTTGATGACATGTGCTCTGATAAGACGTTCACGATCCCTGCGAACTTTTTTTTCCTCCAATCTCCGAGGTATCCAAATCAGTTCAATTACGAGAGTGGCACAACATGTTCCTGCACGTCTACAAACCTCACTGCAGCCACAGTGCTATCCTTGTACATTTATCAAAAAATGTTCACGCAGAACCACGTGGAATCCTTGACATTTTATGACGACGGCTCTCAGATTCAGTTGTATGGCGACAATTCTTTAGCTGGCCCATGGAACTTCACAAATACGGATAACTTCACGATTCAATTCCAATCAAATAAGAGCGATGGTGAAGGGAAATTTAACATTCAGATAAAAG CTACTGCTGCAGTTGAGTTTACCTGCACGAAGACAGTCAGAGTTACCACAacgacagcaacaacaacaacaacagcaacaacaacaacaacaacagccacAAGCTCTACTGGTACGTCTAAGACGGACGAATCAACTGGCGGTGAACCATCTGATAACGCTG GCATGATTGGTGGAATAGTGGGTGCTGCCGTCGGCATCATCGTTTGTGTAGTCATAGTTGTCTATTGCGT aaaagagaagaagaactcccacaaaatatcaaaacgaCGAAGAAATTCAGTTGGATCTAGTGATAAAAGTATTAATGGTTCAGAAGGAGGTTGTGTCAACAACAAAGGTTTCGAAGGTGATCACGGCAATGGGATGAAGGAAAACGACCTTTATCATTCAGCTGGTGGGCTCAAAG GAACTGGTATCATCCCACCAGGAATGACTGGGAACCCTAAGCTCAAGGAACCTGAGACTGGGGAGTGCAGCCCTGATGGAATAGACAGGCCTGCGAGTGGTTCTGAAGTTAAGGTCGTTATTCCAAATCAAGCCTTCGACCCATCCGATTTGGAGGAACTGAAGCCAACAGAAAAAGGTGGAGTTGGACCTTTGAAATGGGGAGGTTCACCCCCTGTGGACAATGATAACAAAGCACTCTATGCTCAGGTTAATAAGCCGAGGAAAGGGGGCCCTGTTGCACAAACTGAGATCCCTAATACAGGTATCCACCCTCATGGTAACGTTCCTGCGAATAATCTAGACCGAGATGCTTATAATGGAAATGTCGAGGACGATGTTGTGCGACCTGTGGAGTACGGAGAAGTTAAAAAACCCGTCCACGGCTTCGTCCCTGGTATGAGCAGTGCCTATGCGGACGTGGAGCTTGGTCAATTCGGAGCTCCTAGTTTTCCGGCGCCGCCCAAACAAGAAACACCAAAGAAGAAAACGAAGaaggacaagaagaagaagaaagagaaaAAGGGAGACAAGAAAGGAGACCAAAAAGGGGACAAGAAAGGGTTGGGGTCGTCAGATGACATTCGAGGAGGTGACAGCTGCGCAGTACCAACTTCGGATGGTTACAGTATGTATGCAGAGGTTGGTCAAAGGACGGAAGTTGACCGAAGTACACCTGATGGTGGTTCCCAGCAAGATGGGACAGATCCAACGTATGATGTTTTCCAACGTGAAGGACCAAAGCACGGGCCATCGCGTCGTCGTGGTCCCAGGCAAGATGGGTCCGATCCGACATATGATGTTGCCCAGCGTGACGGAACAAAGTAA